From the Terriglobales bacterium genome, one window contains:
- a CDS encoding helix-turn-helix transcriptional regulator — MNAGQKLRATREKLGLTIRDVETASAQLAVKYDNEDFNIPLSRLSDIETKGVIPSVYRLYVLSVVYRISLDELLSWYGIFVAKSAEDLSVVEPPKTHLMRASIAGTEIQVPVRMDPAFDCRRTTNIGRMVEKWGALPFVYLQHLARTAYNYGYIGTEDFTMYPLLLPGSFVQIDESRNRVCEGMWRSEYERPVYFVETRDGYACCWCALQQNQLVLQSHPLSPVQPRILRDQEDAEILGQVVGVAMRLVDFVAAPPSKAAKAPKELN, encoded by the coding sequence ATGAATGCTGGCCAGAAGTTGCGCGCTACTAGGGAAAAGTTGGGACTTACGATACGAGATGTCGAGACGGCAAGCGCCCAGCTTGCAGTCAAGTACGACAACGAAGACTTCAACATCCCGCTTAGTCGTTTGTCCGACATTGAGACCAAGGGTGTTATCCCCAGTGTCTACCGTCTTTATGTACTTTCCGTTGTCTACCGGATCAGCCTTGATGAGCTGTTATCTTGGTACGGGATTTTTGTCGCGAAGTCTGCCGAAGATCTGAGCGTGGTGGAACCGCCGAAAACACACCTGATGCGCGCAAGTATTGCTGGCACTGAAATCCAGGTTCCGGTTCGCATGGATCCTGCGTTTGATTGCAGGCGAACCACCAATATCGGACGCATGGTCGAAAAATGGGGCGCTCTACCTTTTGTCTATCTCCAGCACCTGGCTAGAACTGCTTACAACTACGGATACATCGGAACCGAAGACTTCACCATGTATCCTCTGCTGCTGCCGGGTTCTTTCGTCCAGATTGACGAATCCAGGAATCGGGTTTGCGAGGGGATGTGGCGTTCGGAATATGAGCGACCCGTCTATTTCGTCGAAACCAGGGACGGATACGCCTGCTGCTGGTGTGCGCTGCAACAGAATCAACTTGTCTTGCAGTCGCATCCTCTCTCTCCAGTCCAACCGCGTATCCTGAGAGATCAAGAGGACGCCGAGATTCTCGGCCAAGTTGTGGGCGTTGCTATGAGGCTTGTCGATTTCGTCGCCGCCCCGCCTTCGAAAGCAGCGAAAGCGCCAAAAGAATTGAATTGA